In the genome of Candidatus Methylomirabilota bacterium, one region contains:
- the iscU gene encoding Fe-S cluster assembly scaffold IscU encodes MAYSEKVIDHYNNPRNVGSFAKDLPGIGTGLVGAPECGDVMKLQIKVNLDTGVIEDAKFKTFGCGSAIASSSLATEWLKGKSVDDALRIKNTDIVNELKLPPVKIHCSVLAEDAIKAAIQDFQEKWAQKQAETAARA; translated from the coding sequence ATGGCGTACAGCGAGAAGGTCATCGACCACTACAACAACCCGCGGAACGTCGGCTCCTTCGCCAAGGATCTGCCGGGCATCGGGACGGGGCTCGTGGGCGCGCCGGAGTGCGGCGACGTGATGAAGCTCCAGATCAAGGTGAACCTGGACACCGGCGTCATCGAGGACGCCAAGTTCAAGACGTTCGGCTGTGGCTCGGCGATCGCGAGCTCGAGCCTGGCCACCGAGTGGCTCAAGGGGAAGAGCGTCGACGACGCGCTCAGGATCAAGAACACCGACATCGTGAACGAGCTGAAGCTGCCGCCGGTCAAGATCCACTGCTCGGTCCTGGCCGAGGACGCCATCAAGGCGGCCATCCAGGACTTCCAGGAGAAGTGGGCCCAGAAGCAGGCGGAGACGGCGGCGCGGGCCTGA
- a CDS encoding iron-sulfur cluster assembly accessory protein, which yields MAVSLSPVALKRVKELMESQGLQSAFLRMGVKGGGCSGLSYNLEFDTELGKFDKQFDVDGIKVVVDAKSYLYLNGSTLDWVNQGLAGGFTFVNPNAKSSCGCGTSFTT from the coding sequence ATGGCTGTTTCGCTGAGTCCGGTGGCGCTCAAGCGGGTGAAGGAACTGATGGAGAGTCAGGGGCTGCAGAGCGCCTTCCTGCGCATGGGAGTGAAAGGGGGGGGCTGCTCGGGACTCTCCTACAACCTCGAGTTCGACACCGAGCTGGGGAAATTCGACAAGCAGTTCGACGTCGACGGCATCAAGGTCGTGGTGGATGCCAAGAGCTACCTTTACCTGAACGGCTCGACGCTCGACTGGGTGAACCAGGGGCTGGCGGGCGGTTTCACGTTCGTCAACCCCAATGCCAAGTCGAGTTGCGGCTGCGGAACCTCCTTCACGACCTGA
- the hscA gene encoding Fe-S protein assembly chaperone HscA, whose amino-acid sequence MAELDIKSASRGKPREMPRELVVGIDLGTTNSLVAYMDDGVPRVIPDEEGRPLLPSVVAFNPDGAVVGEPAKRQLIRNAERAVYSVKRFMGKGYEDVKEELRYFPFHVTPSQEVVRIRVADRDLTPPEISALVLKELRRRAERHFSRSVDKAVITVPAYFNDSQRQATRDAGRIAGLDVLRIVNEPTAACLAYGLQKKSEGIIAVYDLGGGTFDISILKVKAGIFEVLSTNGDTHLGGDDLDRALVDVILAEIRERHGLDVGGDAEAMQEIRLGAEAARVRLSSAERTVLTLPMPQHGFVYRRELGRPELERLIEPIVERTLRPCRLVVADAGVSTAQIDEVVLVGGATRTPLVRRRVEELFGKRPHSELNPDEVVALGAAVQADILAGGTTNLLLLDVTPLSLGIETLGGAVGVLIPRNTTIPTSAKEGFTTSVDGQSVVDMHVVQGERDLATDNRSLARFELRGIPPMPAGIPRIEVTFLIDANGILNVAAKELRSGTQASVEVRPTYGLTETEVERMIDESLQFAEEDVRARMLIDARNEADTVLRATEKALVQGSGLVSAEEADRIQAATAELRAVRDGEDIDGIRAATDRLNHETHRLAELLMDSALREALRNRRVTEALEKK is encoded by the coding sequence ATGGCGGAGCTGGACATCAAATCGGCCTCTCGCGGCAAGCCGCGCGAGATGCCTCGAGAGCTGGTGGTCGGAATCGACCTGGGGACGACCAACAGCCTCGTCGCGTACATGGACGATGGCGTCCCTCGGGTCATCCCGGACGAAGAGGGGCGGCCGCTCCTGCCGTCGGTCGTCGCCTTCAATCCGGACGGGGCGGTGGTGGGCGAGCCGGCGAAACGGCAGCTCATCCGGAACGCCGAGCGCGCCGTCTACTCCGTCAAGCGCTTCATGGGGAAGGGGTACGAGGACGTCAAGGAAGAGCTGCGATACTTTCCCTTCCACGTGACGCCGAGCCAGGAAGTGGTGCGCATCCGCGTCGCCGACCGCGACCTGACACCGCCGGAGATCTCGGCTCTCGTCCTGAAGGAGCTCCGGCGGCGCGCCGAGCGGCATTTCAGCCGGTCGGTGGACAAGGCGGTCATCACCGTGCCCGCCTACTTCAACGACAGCCAGCGTCAGGCGACCAGGGATGCCGGCCGGATCGCCGGCCTCGACGTGCTCCGGATCGTCAACGAGCCCACCGCCGCCTGCCTCGCCTACGGGCTTCAGAAGAAGAGCGAAGGGATCATCGCCGTGTACGACCTCGGGGGGGGGACCTTCGACATCTCCATCCTCAAGGTCAAGGCGGGGATCTTCGAGGTCCTGTCGACGAACGGGGACACGCACCTGGGGGGTGACGACCTCGACCGGGCGCTGGTGGACGTCATCCTGGCCGAGATCCGGGAACGACACGGCCTGGACGTTGGCGGAGACGCCGAAGCGATGCAGGAGATCCGGCTGGGGGCTGAAGCGGCGCGGGTCCGCCTGTCGAGCGCCGAGCGGACCGTCCTGACGCTTCCCATGCCGCAACACGGGTTCGTCTACCGACGGGAGCTCGGGCGGCCCGAGCTCGAGCGCCTGATCGAGCCCATCGTCGAGCGGACACTGAGACCCTGCCGCCTGGTCGTGGCCGATGCCGGGGTCAGCACCGCGCAGATCGACGAGGTGGTGCTGGTGGGCGGCGCGACCCGCACGCCCCTCGTTCGTCGGCGGGTGGAGGAGCTGTTCGGCAAGCGCCCGCATTCGGAGCTGAATCCGGACGAAGTGGTGGCCCTCGGCGCCGCGGTCCAGGCCGACATCCTGGCCGGCGGCACCACGAACCTGCTGCTGCTCGACGTCACGCCGCTGTCGCTGGGCATCGAGACGCTGGGCGGGGCCGTGGGCGTCTTGATCCCGCGGAACACGACCATCCCGACCTCCGCCAAGGAGGGCTTCACCACCTCGGTGGACGGCCAGTCGGTCGTCGACATGCACGTTGTTCAGGGCGAGCGTGACCTGGCGACGGATAATCGGAGCCTGGCCCGCTTCGAGCTGCGGGGGATCCCACCGATGCCGGCCGGCATCCCGCGGATCGAGGTCACCTTCCTGATCGACGCCAACGGAATCCTGAACGTGGCGGCCAAGGAGCTGCGGAGCGGGACCCAGGCCTCGGTGGAGGTGCGGCCGACCTACGGCCTCACCGAGACCGAGGTCGAGCGGATGATCGACGAGTCGCTCCAGTTCGCCGAGGAGGACGTCCGGGCTCGAATGCTGATCGACGCCCGCAACGAAGCCGACACGGTCCTGCGGGCGACCGAGAAGGCCCTGGTCCAGGGAAGCGGCCTGGTGTCGGCCGAGGAAGCGGACCGGATCCAGGCCGCCACCGCCGAGCTGCGCGCGGTCCGGGACG